The following is a genomic window from Ictalurus furcatus strain D&B chromosome 14, Billie_1.0, whole genome shotgun sequence.
GGTAAACACGTGGCAAATTTCGTATGCGCCATTACATTTAAAGGGGAAGAGTTCACAGCCGCTGGTACAGACTGTATAGATcaacttgttaaaaagtttagacaGCCTCATTATCAGAATTACACATGGGTTGCACACAACGCTTCAGGGTTTGACAATTTTATACtattggaatattttgcaaaagcagGGCTAACACTCCAAATTACTATGCAAGGCTGTCGGATCATCTTAATGTATGATAAGACATTCAAGCAACGTTTCATCGATAGCTACTCTTTCATCCCTATGCGTCTGTCCATGACATCCGCCGCGTTAAATCTAACCTGTGCTGAGAAAGGTCATTTTCCACATCTGTTCAATAGAACCGAAAATGAAGACTACGTAGGCCCATACCCTGATAAGCATTTCTACGGCTATGAGACAATGTCTGACAAAGAGAGGGCTCTGTTTGATGAGTGGTATGTTACGGTGTCGGGTAaggtttttgatttaaaaaaagagctcgcCATGTACGGCAAGAACGATGTCGTTTTGCTCCGTGAGGCATGCATGAAGTACCGTGACGAATTCATACAATGTACCAAACTCGACCCATTCagatacaccactttagcagcgtgCTGCATGGCCGTGTATAAAACCCACTACCTACCAAAAGACACACTAGCTCTGACCCATAACAATGCatacacaaatcagaacaagacaTATTCAGCCGTTTCCATTGAATGGCTTGAATATGTCAAAACAACACGAGGCGTGAACATTCAGCACGCTTTAAATCATGGAGAGATGGTGATTGGAAAATATCATCTCGATGGTTATTATGAAAAGGATGGTGTCAAATATGGTTTCGAATTCAACGGATGCATGTTTCACGGGCATGAATGTCGTTATAACCCAAACCATTTACATCCGTTATCAAAAGTGCCCTACGGTTTGCTCAGAAGACAGTTTGATGATAAGGTCGAAATTTTGGAAAAGGCGTATGGTCTCGATGTTGAGGTGATGTGGGAATGTGATTGGAATAACGCTAAACAGAACGATGTCGCTGTAATGGCGTTTATGTCCACTTACATACATCCTGAACGATTGAAACCACGCAACGCGCTATTCGGTGGTCGTACTAACGCGTACAAATTGTATCACAAAGCCCACAATAGTGAAAAAATACGATATGTCGACTTTACAAGTTTGTACCCCTTTTGCCAGGCCAAAAAATGTTACCCCATAGGACAtccacaaataattttcaaggattttgaacctcttgaaaattattatggGTTTGTCAAGGCTACAGTACTGCCACCGCGAAAACTGCTTCACCCCGTCCTTCCCTATAGGACCGGTGGTAAGCTTATGTTTCCACTTTGTCGTACATGCGCCGAACATCAGAATCAGACAGACCCGTGTGGTCATACTGATGAGGAAAGAGCTATTTCAGGGTGTTGGGTCAGCATAGAGCTGTTGAAAGGTGTGGAAAAGGGTTATATTGTAACGAACGTGGACGAGGTGTGGCATTTTCCACAACGGtcagaaactttgttttgtgattatgttaaaacatttttacaatataaacaaGAGGCCAGCGGTTTCCCCGCACACGTTATGACAGACGCAGACAAGGAATCCTACATCTCAGACTACTTTGAGAAAGAGGGGATTAAGATGGACGCCGGTAAGATAAGTCGCAATCCAGCACGGCGTTCTATTAACAAACTTCTGCTGAACTCACTTTGGGGTCGTTTCTCCATGCGTGAAAACTTGCCGTGTACAGAGTTAATTTCGGATCCGGaacaatttacacagcacaTATTCGGTGACGGGTATGATGTTAAACACTTTTCCTTCGTTTCAGACAGCGTGGCtctaattcagtggtgttatgCGGATGGGAAAGGGGGGCAGACTCGCGACATCAACATCTTTCTTGGGGCTTTCACAACAGCTCATGCCCGTCTAGAACTTTACGAATTAATGGACAAATTGGGTGACAGGCTGttgtacagtgacacagacagtgtgatctttacatctagagAGGGCGACTGGGAACCTCCGTTGGGCCCCTATCTCGGTAATTTAACTGACGAGGTTGGAGCTGGTGATCATATTGTAGAATTTTGTTCAGGCGGCCCGAAAACATACGGCTACCGCACTGCGAAGGGTAAGGTTTGCATGAAAGCCAAAGGTGTCACGCTCAACGCAGTAAATTCAAAAGCCATTAGATTAGACACCCTGATTGGACTTGTCGATCACTACGTCGTGGGGGAGGATAATAGTCGTCATATACTGGCATACACAGATACCATTGtacgtaataaaaaacaattcacactacacaacaggtcagttgttaaaaagtttaaggtTGTGTACAACAAACGCGTACTGCTCCCAGATTTCACAACGATCCCATATGGCTTCTGACAATCTCTTTGGACATAGGGGTGTGCGAGACACAGAGGGGTTTGATTTCCGATTACATCACCCTTTCTCGTGTGTGATAAGCGGTCCTTCAAACTCGGGGaagtcatattttgtaaaaatgttgttgcaaaatgctgtacatttgatttctaaaaaaattgaaaatattgtgtatatttatgattgttggcaaccgttgtatgatgaattgttgaaaatgtacaaaataaaatttgttgaaggATTACCACAGACTCTGAATGATGATGCTCTGTTTCCGGCCAACGCTGTTAATTTGTTAATCCTCGATGATCTGATGAAAGAGGCCAGCGGGAGCAACGAAGTGGAGAAGGTCTTTACCCAAtatgtacatcatagaaatCTTAGCGCTATTTATATtgtgcagaatttattttgccaaggGAAATCCAGTAGGACCATcagtttaaacacaaattatctaatgttgtttaaaaatcccCGAGATGCTAATCAAGTCAGTGTTCTAGGAAGACAAATGTATCCCGGCAACACAAAATTTTTTATGGAATGTTATCGAGACGCAACCAGCAAGCCTTTCGGGTATCtgctgattgattataaaacaaaaactcccgaacactatcggctcagaacagatttacttgcgCCACACCCTGTGGTATATCTCCAGAAAAGAAGATAGCGATATGTCTGCCAGACTTTGTAGAAACCTgccgcttttaaaaatattattaaaagcgTCACCCAAACAAAGacggattattttacaaactgccacAGACGAGCTCATTGCGA
Proteins encoded in this region:
- the LOC128618146 gene encoding uncharacterized protein LOC128618146, which codes for MSKRCGENSCNLGAAIKFRRCDDDGLCTFEQRCNTETLQGLIRTMEDLNRQQSTTDTLLDLLNIVRSMAEVQTEPLPNSLLDIGSNSLLDSDSNSQQVGCGSDSQSFNPSEPNFGLSEAAIESIVREGGSVGDYTVVPRRRFNGLEIRRRINMRVITAPDLAAYAIFLHDIMSEIVSFSRLLASDGGLINITLRGPSLPSDVNAVLSPDNDYDLHIFTQQLENIMQSNSDVRADECLDLYVSIARGKHGGAYRKIRDLAHNEVIARNRMNLFCPNNISNNLCFAICLSHFLQPHTPCSELESLAASLQKTAGYSVQQKIGFNDITRFERLLHVKIVVFHRTCSGLLEHFTNNDEPHNKTVFLYLHNEHYFLIKNLKAFIGTPYVCEYCYRGFTSRRDHRCKYVCDVCNAPDCHKYAGKTRQCHDCLRYCRSTYCYNAHKQTQTGQQYAQCDVTKYCQKCNRRYHVNGAVPKKHVCPAEHCVHCKAELVNDGVHQCFIQPIKMEPPSDKYIYYDFETQHTDGKHVANFVCAITFKGEEFTAAGTDCIDQLVKKFRQPHYQNYTWVAHNASGFDNFILLEYFAKAGLTLQITMQGCRIILMYDKTFKQRFIDSYSFIPMRLSMTSAALNLTCAEKGHFPHLFNRTENEDYVGPYPDKHFYGYETMSDKERALFDEWYVTVSGKVFDLKKELAMYGKNDVVLLREACMKYRDEFIQCTKLDPFRYTTLAACCMAVYKTHYLPKDTLALTHNNAYTNQNKTYSAVSIEWLEYVKTTRGVNIQHALNHGEMVIGKYHLDGYYEKDGVKYGFEFNGCMFHGHECRYNPNHLHPLSKVPYGLLRRQFDDKVEILEKAYGLDVEVMWECDWNNAKQNDVAVMAFMSTYIHPERLKPRNALFGGRTNAYKLYHKAHNSEKIRYVDFTSLYPFCQAKKCYPIGHPQIIFKDFEPLENYYGFVKATVLPPRKLLHPVLPYRTGGKLMFPLCRTCAEHQNQTDPCGHTDEERAISGCWVSIELLKGVEKGYIVTNVDEVWHFPQRSETLFCDYVKTFLQYKQEASGFPAHVMTDADKESYISDYFEKEGIKMDAGKISRNPARRSINKLLLNSLWGRFSMRENLPCTELISDPEQFTQHIFGDGYDVKHFSFVSDSVALIQWCYADGKGGQTRDINIFLGAFTTAHARLELYELMDKLGDRLLYSDTDSVIFTSREGDWEPPLGPYLGNLTDEVGAGDHIVEFCSGGPKTYGYRTAKGKVCMKAKGVTLNAVNSKAIRLDTLIGLVDHYVVGEDNSRHILAYTDTIVRNKKQFTLHNRSVVKKFKVVYNKRVLLPDFTTIPYGF